In Spodoptera frugiperda isolate SF20-4 chromosome 13, AGI-APGP_CSIRO_Sfru_2.0, whole genome shotgun sequence, the following are encoded in one genomic region:
- the LOC118267566 gene encoding uncharacterized protein LOC118267566, producing the protein MVTDKGRMFESKEFVAWINELGCNLHYITPEMHQANGQAERYMRTILNMLRIQANHKNLQWSETLWKLQLVLNITRQKTTQVSPLNLLIGTESTIPVVRALVRDVAIEGLAPNREALREITRSRARELLSNNQIKQDEQVNQRRSTPRQFNVDDLVFVIKYSQSAGKLDSGMRGPYKVVEVLPSGRYTLRLLGGSCGKTTQAAVQFMVPWRGEWSPETCAAFFENETNDDEETEAQIEFAPTAALSMPLLDEGVATSPVAGPSGITRRNCVEDDSPSGEAV; encoded by the exons ATGGTCACGGACAAAGGACGTATGTTCGAGTCTAAAGAATTCGTGGCATGGATTAACGAACTTGGCTGCAACCTGCACTACATCACGCCAGAGATGCACCAGGCAAATGGTCAAGCGGAAAGGTACATGCGGACAATACTCAACATGTTACGCATCCAAGCCAACCACAAAAATCTGCAGTGGTCGGAAACTCTGTGGAAACTACAACTGGTGCTGAACATCACAAGACAGAAGACTACGCAGGTATCTCCCTTGAATCTTCTAATAGGCACAGAATCTACAATTCCTGTGGTTCGAGCGCTAGTACGTGATGTGGCAATCGAGGGTTTGGCACCTAACAGAGAGGCACTACGTGAAATCACAAGAAGCAGAGCCCGAGAACTCCTCAGTAACAACCAAATCAAGCAAGACGAGCAAGTTAACCAGCGACGGAGTACACCACGCCAATTCAATGTTGATGACTTGGTCTTTGTAATCAAATACTCTCAGTCGGCAGGGAAACTCGACTCCGGCATGCGCGGCCCATACAAGGTGGTGGAAGTTCTACCTAGTGGCCGTTACACGCTACGTTTGCTCGGTGGCAGTTGTGGTAAAACAACGCAGGCTGCTGTTCAGTTCATGGTGCCGTGGCGGGGTGAGTGGAGCCCTGAAACATGTGCCGCATTTTTTGAAA ATGAAACTAACGATGACGAGGAGACGGAAGCGCAAATAGAGTTTGCTCCTACAGCTGCACTGTCCATGCCCTTGCTGGATGAGGGTGTTGCAACCTCTCCAGTGGCCGGTCCCAGCGGGATCACAAGAAGAAACTGTGTCGAGGACGACTCACCGTCAGGAGAGGCCGTGTAA